A genomic region of Haliotis asinina isolate JCU_RB_2024 chromosome 1, JCU_Hal_asi_v2, whole genome shotgun sequence contains the following coding sequences:
- the LOC137291360 gene encoding uncharacterized protein — protein MPVAARERYERKLKYRQGTCTLPDPYCLRNGWVDDPTMWPEITFTDIYFYLIDTPGQFTHESMRAFKSLKAYAYVESGHVFPIQYHNVDDRSPLCLLKTKVIPSQRLREKPHQPWVCINTANGKVYCAHCTCMAGLGEVCSHIAALLFKVDIAVRAGLTSKACTSDACKWNSAYRRELHPDQICDVQILFGRKQAVKTVSATSRAPLPDINTLQSLKAVCPDAVFSRPYPHWNSPLDEEETDSADEDENMQSFPPALTSLECNADEMKNADSLVSHCEKKWNQYHCEPAQIHNLEEVTRNQAISPLWYEHRKGRITGTKAHSILVMKDNTDPANRVSSIMGYDTRDLSKVNAVAWGIDNEDKARKCYLKHQAGHHRDFKCRSAGILISASKPYIGASSDGTVSCSCCGNGCLEVKCPYKHRDSDITTASKDPGFCLDDNFMLRKGHKYYTQVQLQMYVHDVSYCDFVVYTNIDMVIARIPRDIAFCASLVSKCENFFFKHVLPELISCRLENSRPNREDDTDKKEVDTH, from the exons ATGCCCGTTGCGGCACGCGAACGGTACGAGAGGAAACTGAAGTATCGACAGGGCACTTGCACTTTGCCTGACCCGTATTGTTTGCGAAATGGCTGGGTGGATGATCCGACAATGTGGCCGGAGATAACTTTCACGGATATTTATTTCTATCTGATAGACACCCCAGGTCAGTTCACCCACGAATCTATGAGGGCCTTCAAGTCACTGAAAGCATATGCATATGTGGAAAGTGGACACGTTTTTCCAATACAGTACCACAATGTTGATGACAGATCACCTCTGTGTTTGCTGAAAACAAAGGTTATTCCATCTCAGCGCCTACGTGAAAAACCACACCAGCCATGGGTCTGCATCAACACGGCAAATGGAAAAGTGTACTGTGCACATTGCACATGTATGGCAGG ACTAGGCGAGGTTTGCAGTCACATAGCAGCACTGCTATTCAAGGTGGATATAGCTGTACGAGCTGGACTTACATCAAAGGCATGCACAAGTGATGCCTGCAAGTGGAATTCTGCTTATAGAAGAGAG CTTCATCCAGACCAGATATGTGATGTTCAGATTCTATTTGGACGGAAGCAAGCAGTGAAGACTGTGTCAGCTACCAGTCGAGCACCACTTCCTGATATAAATACCCTACAGTCACTGAAAGCTGTCTGCCCTGATGCTGTGTTTTCACGACCATACCcccactgga ATTCCCCACTGGATGAAGAGGAAACTGACAGTGCTGATGAAGATGAGAATATGCAGTCATTCCCACCTGCACTTACAAGTTTAGAATGCAATgctgatgaaatgaaaaatgcTGATAGTTTGGTTTcccattgtgaaaaaaaatggaATCAGTATCACTGTGAGCCTGCCCAAATACATAATCTGGAAGAGGTTACGAGAAACCAAGCAATCAGTCCACTGTGGTATGAACACAGGAAAGGCCGTATCACTGGGACTAAAGCTCATTCTATCCTGGTTATGAAAGACAACACAGATCCCGCCAACAGGGTCAGCAGTATTATGGGGTATGATACCCGAGACCTTTCTAAAGTTAATGCAGTTGCATGGGGCATAGACAATGAGGACAAGGCCCGCAAATGCTACTTAAAGCATCAGGCTGGACACCATAGAGACTTTAAATGTAggtctgctggaatattgatcagTGCCAGTAAGCCATATATTGGTGCTTCCAGTGATGGAACTGTTAGCTGTTCTTGTTGTGGGAACGGCTGTCTTGAAGTCAAGTGTCCATACAAGCACAGAGACTCTGATATCACCACTGCATCTAAGGATCCAGGCTTCTGTTTGGATGATAACTTTatgttaaggaaaggacatAAATATTACACCCAAGTCCAATTGCAAATGTATGTCCATGATGTAAGTTATTgtgattttgtggtgtacaccAACATAGACATGGTTATTGCACGAATACCTCGGGACATTGCTTTTTGTGCCAGTCTGGTGTCGAAGTGTgaaaatttcttttttaaacatGTTCTTCCTGAACTCATTTCTTGCAGACTTGAGAATTCAAGGCCAAATAGGGAAGATGACACTGATAAAAAAGAAGTTGACACACATTGA